Proteins from a genomic interval of Crassostrea angulata isolate pt1a10 chromosome 7, ASM2561291v2, whole genome shotgun sequence:
- the LOC128157399 gene encoding heat shock 70 kDa protein 12A-like — translation MAKMSAREKGSISNMIAAIDFGTTYSGYAFGFKNELDEDPTQVFCFQWHGNGGIMSLKLPTTVLLNEEKELVAFGYEAEEMYSGDEQLDYFYFHRFKMMLYDQIRKERLTMDAKVKDIRGREMPALEIFTHAVKFMKNHLFNNLEGRGIKVDDFKIIWVLTVPAIWDDPAKQFMRKAAEKAGIPRKDLRIALEPEAASIWCKTIPVEKLNQGAIVSFQEGTKYLVLDAGGGTVDITIHEVIKEGKLKELARASGGDWGGISVDAAFEEALVEIVGKDLMDTFRKQHTVDYLELFRNFELKKRSKRESDDVIVYVPVSFVDICEDLDKLIARSKFQESMELELDKLRIKASTFDSFFTPTCRKVVKHVQNLLQSSKAEGVEFILMVGGFSESPVLQDAIKDAFSPKYRVVIPQEAGLTVLRGAVLFGNDPEVIDCRIAQRTYGIATTSLFDSKIHKASKKISVNGEDRCDDLFSRHVRKDDELYLNVAQAEKTYTPIKADQTSMRISLYKSNKDDTMYVDDSGCEYLGGFDVPMMDTTGGLNREVKVRLLFGDTEIEVKCLVVKTKTEVSDHFRFLESEP, via the exons ATGGCTAAAATGTCGGCAAGGGAGAAGGGTAGCATTTCTAATATGATAGCTGCTATTGATTTTGGTACCACCTACTCAGGGTATGcctttggttttaaaaatgaattggaCGAAGATCCGACACAAGTGTTCTGTTTCCAGTGGCATGGTAATGGGGGCATCATGTCTCTCAAACTCCCCACCACCGTTCTACTGAATGAGGAGAAAGAGCTGGTCGCCTTTGGATACGAGGCAGAAGAGATGTATTCAGGAGATGAACAATTAGATTATTTCTACTTCCATAGATTCAAAATGATGCTTTACGATCAAATTCGAAAAGAG agACTTACGATGGACGCAAAGGTGAAAGACATCCGAGGCAGAGAGATGCCGGCTTTGGAGATATTCACTCATGCTGTAAAGTTCATGAAAAATCACTTATTCAATAATCTGGAAGGGCGTGGTATCAAAGTTGATGACTTCAAAATCATCTGGGTGTTAACTGTTCCCGCTATATGGGATGATCCAGCCAAACAGTTCATGAGAAAAGCCGCCGAAAAG GCAGGTATTCCCAGGAAGGATCTGCGGATTGCATTGGAACCAGAGGCAGCTTCCATTTGGTGCAAGACAATTCCAGTAGAGAAACTGAACCAAGGGGCTATTGTATCATTTCAAGAAGGCACGAAATATCTTGTGCTGGACGCAGGGG gTGGAACGGTTGATATCACTATACACGAGGTTATAAAAGAAGGAAAGTTAAAGGAGTTAGCGAGAGCCAGCGGTGGAGACTGGGGAGGGATAAGTGTAGACGCCGCATTTGAGGAGGCACTGGTGGAGATAGTAGGGAAGGATTTGATGGACACGTTCCGCAAACAACACACCGTGGACTATTTAGAACTATTTAGAAactttgaattgaaaaaaaggtCGAAAAGGGAGAGTGACGATGTTATTGTATATGTACCTGTCAGTTTCGTTGATATTTGCGAAGATTTAGACAAACTTATTGCGAGATCTAAATTTCAAGAAAGCATGGAGCTGGAGCTGGACAAATTAAGAATAAAAGCATCAACATTTGACAGCTTTTTCACACCAACTTGCCGGAAAGTGGTAAAACATGTACAGAACCTTCTCCAGTCGTCTAAAGCAGAGGGCGTTGAATTCATTCTCATGGTCGGGGGTTTCTCAGAGTCGCCTGTCTTGCAAGATGCAATCAAAGATGCTTTTAGTCCAAAATATCGCGTTGTTATCCCACAGGAGGCTGGATTGACTGTTCTTCGAGGAGCAGTCCTCTTTGGAAATGATCCCGAAGTAATTGATTGTCGAATTGCTCAAAGAACGTACGGGATAGCAACCACATCATTGTTTGATTCCAAAATTCACAAAGCATCGAAAAAGATCTCAGTAAATGGAGAAGACAGATGTGATGATTTGTTCAGCAGGCACGTGAGGAAGGACGACGAACTCTATCTGAATGTAGCCCAGGCTGAGAAGACATACACACCAATAAAAGCCGACCAGACGAGTATGAGGATCTCCCTGTATAAATCGAACAAAGACGACACAATGTACGTAGATGACTCAGGGTGCGAGTATCTGGGAGGATTTGATGTTCCAATGATGGACACCACCGGAGGTTTAAACCGAGAAGTTAAAGTGAGGCTGTTGTTCGGGGATACAGAGATTGAAGTCAAATGTCTGGTTGTTAAAACGAAAACCGAGGTATCCGACCACTTCCGTTTCCTAGAATCTGAGCCTTGA
- the LOC128155160 gene encoding protein Red-like, with amino-acid sequence MPERGETEVFSNPLPPQNFEDFGEDDEGQHLTNEDFRKMLMTPRVSSSGSASSSTVHHGTKPAVTQHKKPVVPLPEEDEDDPATRRRKKKIYYAKLKRLEEERQKELESKYRDRARERRDGVNKDYAETEIISTTADYRAVAPDVKAGDNYAEKRKQLIQESKYLGGDMEHTHLVKGLDFALLEKVRAEISYKEREEEEIMEEVVTQKKEDKEVDQEEQMHFKTRMGRSIFRTLFKSKFPERNELFLPGRMAYVVDLEDDYAENDVPCTTIRSKADCPSLEATTTLTTNDIVINKLTQILSYLRQGRRESKKLKKKEKGKNKDDDKPKEKLPGADDNIYTDVGDYMPSYSKSKDKKDKKDRGRDRDRDDHRDRGKDRDRDRDRDYRDRDRDRRDRGRDRDRHGDRDRDRERDGHRDRRDDRKRKSYFEKPVEEDDDRTKGPGSAGDLVKTINDRFKSYADVEKEKEKEKVDKHKKWMEKLQQKTLIDSYAECYPGMEEADDALGDSDDEADFSKMDQGNKKGPIGRWDFDTQEEYSDYMANKEALPKAAFQYGVKMADGRKTRRAGPKDEKAELDRQWQKIQNILKTKTGEPNEKKMKH; translated from the exons ATGCCTGAAC gtGGTGAAACCGAGGTGTTCTCAAATCCGCTGCCTCCACAGAATTTTGAGGATTTTGGAGAAGATGATGAAGG GCAACATCTTACCAATGAGGATTTCCGTAAGATGCTTATGACCCCCCGGGTCTCTTCTTCGGGTTCAGCGTCCTCCTCTACAGTTCATCACGGAACAAAGCCAGCAGTGACACAACACAAGAAACCTGT AGTGCCATTACCAGAAGAAGATGAAGATGATCCGGCAACAAGaaggagaaaaaagaaaat TTACTATGCCAAGCTTAAGCGACTTGAAGAAGAGAGACAGAAGGAACTGGAGTCAAAATACAGAGACAGG GCCAGGGAGAGGCGAGATGGTGTCAATAAGGATTATGCAGAGACAGAGATTATCAGCACCACTGCAGATTATCGAGCTGTGGCTCCAGATGTAAAGGC GGGAGACAACTACGCCGAAAAACGTAAGCAGCTGATCCAGGAGTCCAAGTACCTGGGAGGTGACATGGAGCATACTCACTTGGTAAAAGGTCTGGACTTCGCCCTGTTGGAGAAG GTGAGAGCAGAAATCAGCTACAAGGAGCGCGAGGAAGAGGAGATAATGGAGGAGGTGGTCACCCAGAAGAA aGAAGATAAAGAAGTGGACCAAGAGGagcaaatgcattttaaaaccaGAATGG GCAGGAGCATCTTCAGGAcattatttaaaagtaaatttccGGAGAGGAACGAGCTGTTTCTGCCGGGACGGATGGCGTATGTGGTGGATCTGGAAGATGACTATGCAGAGAACGATGTACCATGTACCACCATCCGCAGCAAAGCCGACTGTCCCAGTCTGGAG GCCACGACAACTCTCACCACCAATGACATCGTCATCAACAAGTTGACCCAGATTCTGTCCTATTTAAGACAAGGGCGCAGAGAAAGCAAGAAACTCAAGAAGAAAGAGAAAG gaaaaaataaagatgatgACAAACCTAAAGAAAAACTACCTGGAGCTGATGACAA TATCTACACTGATGTTGGAGATTACATGCCCTCCTACTCAAAATCCAAGGACAAGAAAGACAAGAAGGACCGTGGTCGAGATAGAGACCGAGATGATCACCGAGATAGAGGGAAGGACCGAGATAGGGACAGAGACAGGGACTACCGAGACAGAGATAGGGACAGGAGAGATCGGGGTAGAGATAGAGACCGTCACGGTGATAGAGATAGGGACAGGGAGAGAGACGGCCATCGGGACAGGAGGGATGACAGGAAGAGGAAGTCCTACTTTGAGAAGCCTGTAGAGGAG GATGATGACAGGACGAAAGGACCAGGGTCAGCTGGTGACCTTGTCAAGACAATCAACGACCGCTTCAAG AGTTATGCTGATGtggaaaaagagaaagaaaa GGAGAAGGTTGATAAGCACAAGAAGTGGATGGAGAAGCTCCAACAGAAGACACTCATTGACAGTTACGCCGAGTGTTATCCGGG TATGGAGGAAGCTGATGATGCTTTGGGCGACTCTGATGATGAGGCAGACTTCAGCAAAATGGACCAGGGCAATAAGAAAGGCCCTATAGGGCGATGGGACTTTGACACCCAGGAGGAATACAGCGACTACATGGCCAACAAGGAGGCCCTGCCTAA GGCTGCCTTCCAGTATGGAGTCAAAATGGCTGATGGACGCAAGACCCGTCGTGCCGGGCCAAAGGACGAGAAGGCCGAATTAGACCGACAGTGGcagaaaattcaaaacattctGAAAACCAAGACTGGGGAGCCCAACGAGAAGAAAATGAAGCATTGA
- the LOC128155539 gene encoding deoxycytidylate deaminase-like, producing MATDAIMSIKDCSLSEKEPAKLNKKRDDYLHWPDYFMATAFLSAQRSKDPRTQVGACIVNEENKIVGIGYNGMPVGCHDDEMPWGRDSDNILETKQLYVCHAELNAVLNKNSADVKNCTIYVALFPCNECAKVVIQSGIKEVVYYSDKYKDKPEFVASKKMLDMAGVKYRQHIPKQKQILIDFTAIDAMTGTNVKEVLKADQTSF from the exons ATGGCTACGGATGCTATAATGAGTATAAAAGACTGTTCATTATCAGAGAAAGAACCAGCTAAACTCAA TAAGAAGCGCGATGATTATCTTCATTGGCCGGACTATTTTATGGCAACAGCATTTCTATCGGCACAAAGAAGTAAAGACCCACGAACACAG GTCGGAGCATGCATTGTAAATGAAGAGAACAAAATTGTTGGAATTGGTTATAATGGGATGCCTGTTGGTTGCCACGATGATGAAATGCCATGGGGACGAGATTCAGACAACATCCTGGAAACCAAGCAACTGTATG TGTGTCATGCGGAGTTGAATGCTGTGTTAAACAAGAACTCTGCGGACGTCAAGAACTGCACGATATACGTGGCGTTGTTTCCCTGCAATGAATGTGCCAAGGTCGTGATACAGTCGGGGATAAAGGAGGTGGTATATTACTCGGACAAATACAAGGACAAACCCGAGTTTGTGGCCTCCAAAAAAATGCTAGACATGGCAGGGGTCAAATATAG GCAACACATTCCCAAACAGAAGCAGATTTTGATAGATTTCACAGCCATTGATGCAATGACAGGGACAAATGTGAAAGAAGTCTTAAAAGCTGACCAGACTTCCTTCTAG